ATTGTGCCACCGTGCCATTGTGCCACTGTGTCACCATGCCATCATACCACCGTGCCATTGTGCCACCATGCCACCATGCCACTGTGCCATCACGCCAATGTGCCACCATGTCACTGGTCCCGCAGGACGGCGCTGATGCTGGCCTGCGAGCACTGCAGCGTGGAGTCGGCCGAGCTGCTGCTGAGCCACGGAGCGGCCCTGGGGGACGAGGACCGATGGCACTTCGCTGCGCAGACCCCCAGCCGGGCCCTCCGGCGGCTCCTACGCCGTGCCCGCCGCGGGGGGAGAGGTGAGCCCCCACCTGCCATCACCCCCACCCACCGTCACCCATCTGGCCTCGCCCAGCTGCTCGTTTTAgggcaaaaaaggggaaaaatggggaaaaaaggggggttgtttcttttcctcccagcagAGAACGGCACTGGCTGCGCCGGGAactctgtgctgcagggagaggagaccCCCAGCAGcgagagcgaggaggaggaggaggaggatgatgaggaggaggatgaagagcagCGGGACGGGTGCGCCGTGCGGCGGCTGCGGGAGCGGCTGGCGAGGAAGACGCGGGAATGCCAGCGGCTGGCGGCCACCGCCGAGGGCATCCGGCAACGGGTGCGGGAGCTGGCGCGGCTCCTGCCCGGCTGCCACGCCACGGACGGGACGGAGGATGAGGATGGCgcctgcctggccctgctggcccaGCACTTGGGCgagctgaggaagaggatggtggcCGAGGAAGAAGGGGACGGAGGAGGCCAAACGGCGGCACGGCCCCAGGGCGACGCCGAGGTGCCGGCGCTGGCGCCCTTCCTCGCCTGGCTGGGGGACGAGTGTGCCAAAATGCGGGCGGCCAAGGCCAGCGCCGTGGCCCGGAGCAAAGGGCTGcggaaggaggtggaggaagccCTGCGGAGCAAACTGCACTACGAGGTGGTGTCGGCCGAGGCCGTCCGGAAAAGCCTGGCGGCGTGGGAGAAGCTGGCGGTGGAGCTGGAGCGGGCGCTGAGCCGCGCCGACGAGACCCACGCCAAGATGCTCCAGGGATCCCGCGCCCTCCTGGAAAACCTCCGGCGGGAGCCGGCGCTCCCACCACCCGCCAGGAAAACCCTTTCCCCATGCCCGGTGAACGGCACGGAGCCGGCTCCGGGTGGGAAAAGCCGAGAGGAGccgctgagggagggagggagcttggagaaggaggtggtggagCTGAAGGAGAGCAATGGGAGGCTGCTGGTGGAGCTGGCCCGGCTGGGCGGCGAGCGGGAGCGGCTACAGGAGGAGCTGCGGGGGCTACGGGAGCGGGACAGCGGTGCCGAACCATCGGCCGACGGTCCCGGAATGGCCACCTTGGCCCGGGAGCTGGAGGCTGAGCGGGAGGAGGTGGCGAGGCTGCGGCGGAGGCTGGCGGGGCAGCGGCGGGAGCTGGCGGCGCTGCGGGACGGGGTGGGCAAGAGGGTGCGGGAGGCAGCGGGCGACGCCGGGGCCGGCATCCTGCGGGAGCTGCACCGTAAACTGGACGGGCTGGTGAGGTCCCAGCACGAGGCCTTGCAACTCGTTGCAGAGATGGAGGGCGACGGCAcccgggggggcggaggggatgGGATACTGGGCGAGCTGGAGGGGGAACTGGGCGAGGAGATGGGGACGGCGGAGGGTGCCCGCGTGGCACGGCTGCTGGAGGGGGTCACCGGCACCGCTGCCACCCCGTGTGGCCAGGAGGTGGCCAGGGAGGTGGCCGAGGAGGTGGCCGGGCGGTGGCGGGTGGCAGCGGAGGAGGCGAAgcgggcggcggaggcggcggaggcGCGGGCGGCCGAGCGGGAGCGGGAGGCGCGGGAGCTGCGGGAGACGGCGCAGGGACTGGAGCGCAGCCTGGGCAACCTGCGGGCCAGGGCGGGCGAGCTGGCCAGTGCCTGCCGCGACAAGGACGGGAAGGTAAGGGACACGGGCGGGCAGGGACAGCTGACCCCATCATTGTCCCCTTCCCATCggtgtccccattcccatccccttcccatccccttcccatccccgtccccatcacTGATCCCTTCCCATTGACACCCTCTTCCCATCGCTGTCCCCATCGCTGTCCCCTTCCCATCGCCTTCCCCTTCTCATTGCTGTCCCCATCATTGTCTCCTTCCCATTggtgtccccattcccatccccttcccatccctgtcctcttCCCATCGCTGTCCCCATCGCTGTCCCCATTGTCATCCCCATGCCATCCCCATGCCATCACCGTCCTCATCACGACCCTCATCGCTGTCCCCTTCCCATCACCATCCCCTTTTCATTGCTGTCCCCATCGTTGTCCCTTTCCCATCGGTGTCCccattcccttccccttccccttcccatcACTGATCCCTTCCCATTGACATCCTCTTCCCATCGCTGTCCCCTTCCCATGgctgtccccaacccctcccctTCCCGTTTCcgtctcctccccttcccattgCCATCCCCTTCCCATTGCTGTCCCCATCATTGTCCCCTTCCCATCGGTGTCCCCATGACCAtctccttcccatccctgtccccatcctcttccccttcccatccctgtcctcattactgtccccatccctgtccccctcccgCCATTGCCCCCCCCAGCCTTTCACCAGCCCAACACCCCGGGGGAGCCGGGTttggggggccgggggctgcccggggaCCTCTAGGGTGACCAGGAGCTTCTTCCCACCTGAGTCCATCTCCCAGccaggtttgggggtgggggacagATGGGAACCAAAGGGACAACCCTGGGGTGTGACGGGGACCGACaggtcccccccagcaccccgacTTTcccccctgatgtcccccccccccgcagatgAAGAAGCTGCTGGCGGAGACGGAGAAGCTGTCAGCGGAGGTGCTGGGGCTCCGCAGCCAGAACGCccggctccagctccagctggaggTGGGTGCcagcacccagtgtcacccccttTGTCACCTCGTCACCCCCTTCGTCACCTCGTCACCCCCTTCGTCACCccaccttcctcttctcctccttcccaggtcCAGCAGAAAAACCACCGGGACATCGTGGCCATCTATAGGACCCACCTCCTCAACGCTGCCCAGGTGGGACCCCGCATCCCcatggagggggggaaggggacggggacaATTTTGGCTGGGAAATACAAATTCGGAGCCCGGCACCGAATCTGGGTGCCCCACGGGAAGCTGGATCCGGCCCCACAGCAAagctctcctccccacagggctTCATGGACGAGGGGGTCCACGCCATGCTGCTGCACATCCTGCGGACGGAGGAGtgaggggcaggatgggggccagtcccatcgcccccccccccgagccattaaactggaaaagctgcGTGTCCCCATCCCGTGTCCCCTCTGGAAAAGCCGCGTGTCCCCATCCgagggtggaggtgggggggtcCTCCCGGGGCAGGGGGACGACACTCCGGGAGGGCTCACAGCACCCTCCGTGGGTCCCGGTCACCCCTGGGACCTGGGCCAGGACTGGGCAGCGGTGCTGGGTAGACCACAAGCCaggactggtcccagtacagCACCAGTCCCACATAACCCCATTCCCAGTACAGCACCCGCCCCATACAGCCCCCTTCTCTATATAGCCATGGTCCCCATACAGCCCCATTCCCTATACAGCAGCATCCCCATACACCCCCCAAGCCCCATATAGGACCAGCCCCACAGAGGCCTAGCCCCCTATAGCACTGGGCCCACACAGCCCCAGTCCCATATAGCCCCAGCCCCATACAGCACTGGTCCCATATAGTTCTGGCCCCATATAGCCTGGTCCCATATAGCCCCAGCCCCATGCAGCCCCGGTCCCATATAGCTCTGGCCCCATATAGCACAGTCCCACACAGCCCCAGTCCCATGCAGCCCTGACCCATATAGCCCCGGTCCCATATAGCTCTGGCCCCATATAGCACAGTCCCACACAGCCCCAGTCCCACATAGCGCCGGTCCCATATAGCTCTGGCCCCATATAGCCTGGTCCCATATAGCCCCAGCCCCATGCAGCCCTGGTCCCATATAGCTGTGGCCCCATACAGCACAGTCCTATACAGCCCAGTCCCTTATAGCCTCATACCCACACAGCCCCGTCCCCATATATAGCCCTGGCCCCATATAACCCCGGTCCCATATAGCGGGACCCGTTACAGCCCGGTCCCATACGGGACTCGCCACCCCTCGGCGCAGCCCCCTCCCACCCGCTCCCGGGGGCGTGgcgaaaagggaaaaaatgggcGTGGCGAAAGTGGAAATGGGCGTGGCGGATGGAAAGTGGGCGTGGCGAAGGGGAAGCGGGCGTGGCGTTGCGGCTGCGCGGCGGGCGCGGAGTTGCGCGACGCTCCCttgcccccgcccgccgcccgctccctgTCCCctgcggccgcggcggggcgcggagttTGCCTCGGTCCCTGCGCGGCGGCTGCCATGTCCCAAGATGGCGGAGGCGGCCGAGCTGAaggtgcggcggggccggggcggcggggggagcggcggcgtGGGGCTGAGGGGACCTGTGGGGATGGGACCAGgtagtgtggggctggggggaccttTGTGGGCGTGGAGTGAGgcggtgtggggctgaggggtcTATCGGGATGGGGTCTGGtagtgtggggctgagggggtctgtggggatggggccaggcagtgtggggctggggggtctgtggggatggggccaggcagtgtggggctggggggtctgtggggatggggccaggcagtgtggggctggggggtctgtgtggggatggggccaggcagtgtggggctgagggggtctgtggggatggggccaggcagtgtggggctgaggggatggggccaggcagtgtggggctgtgggggtctgtggggatggggccaggcagtgtggggctgagggggtctgtggggatggggccaggcagtgtggggctgaggggatggggccaggcagtgtggggctgtgggggtctgtgtggggatggggccaggcagtgtggggctgtggggatggggccaggcagtgtggggctgtgggggtctgtgtggggatggggccaggcagtgtggggctgtgggggtctgtgtggggatggggccaggcagtgtggggctgtgggggtctgtgtggggatggggccaggcagtgtggggctgtgggggtctgtgtggggatggggccaggcagtgtggggctgagggggtctgtgtggggatggggccaggcagtgtggggctgagggggttcTGCGTAGGCATGGAGTGAGGaagtgtggggtttggggggtctgtggggatggggccaggcagtatggggctgagggggtctgtggggctggggctgaggctgaggggatctgtggggctgagggggtctgtggggatgGGACCAGGCAGTGTAGGGCTGAGAGGTCTGTGGAGCTGAGGGATGCGTGGGGATGGAGGACTAGTAGGGGTTGGTGAGGGGTCTGTGGGGACGGAGTGGGACAGTGTAGGATTtgaggggtctgtggggctgtgaagggggttttgggggtcggGGGTCTGGTAGCGTGGGGCTGAGGGGATATGGGAGACTGAGGGGATGTGTGGGTCTGGGGGACCCTGCAGTGGGCCcaaggaggttttggggggggtgggtgggtgctgaAGGCAGGTTTGGGGGGTGCAGAGGCAGGCTTTGGGGCGCAGAGGTATGTTTAGGGGTGCAGAGGCAGGTTTGGGGTGCGGGAGGAGGGCGCAGAGAGCGTGTAACATGGTAGTGCTGCACCAGTGCTCACGGCTGGATGGGGTTTCATCTCCCTCCACTCTCTTTTTCTCGTTTTTTTAGGAGTCAGAGTGTGTCACCACCTTTGCCCACCAGACTGTGGAATATGAAATTGCCCCTGGTAACTAATtccaaagctgattttttttattttttttccttcctctccttgttgATGGTTTaatattccccccccctccctggctgGAATATAGCTCTTATCTGGCTGAAGCGGCCTAGGAATCCCCTTCCCCGTGCTGGGAACAGGGAGACGTTTGGGAACGGGCACCTTTTTGGTCTCCAGCCACAACGAGAACATAATTCTCCGGAGTATTATTTGTCCCTAATCTTTCCAGCGGTGCCCTGTCCAAATTTTAATACAACCTTATGGTCTGGTCTTTCTCCTTCCCCCTAAAATTTAAGCCTGATCACAACAGGAGTGGCAAAATATTAAGGATATCAGTGGATAATTCTAGGCGTAGCTCCGTGCACAGGTTTTACATCGCACCCCCAGGACGCCAGCCCTTTCGGTGGAGCTTGACGTTATTTGAGGCTTCTTTGAGTTTATTTTTCAATCTCTGCTCCCTTTCCTTGGTCCAtctccccctcacccccttttCTGGTTTCCTCGCCAGGAGTTTGTTTAAGCTTTTTCCCATCTGTGTCTCATTGTAAAAGCAAGACGAGCCAGTTGAAAACGAAACGATTTCTCCTTATAAAGCCCGTAGTTGGCTTAAAAccctttcctttatttaaaagacCGAACGGTGACTCCCCTGGAAAGAGAAGAGGTTTCAGGACGTGCCTTGTTCAGCAGCGGCACGGTCGGACTCGAGTCTGCTGCGGATTCAGCCTCAGGTGCCCTCCGGGAGCTCTCGTTTCCCATCTCTTATGGcaataaagaggttttttttttttcctgttgctccgCTGCTCTGAGCACTAACCGGAGAGGCTTCGGGGGTAGAGGAGAGTCCACAGCTGCCGCAGCGGTGGTGACACAGCCGTCCTATGTCACGAGTGCGAGGGTTCTTTAATGGGAACTCTGAATCTCGTGCTGCCGAGCCATGCTACACTCCTCTCCTGCCGGTCGGAGGGCTCTGTCCGTGGGATTTGTGGGAATAATGGATGTGGGAAGAGGTCGGTTCCTTTGCAAGGATTGTCGCAGATGGGGAGGGATGAATATTTGATCGATGTGCATCCCTCATGTATCTTTAAGGTGTTTAAAACAGGCACTGTCAAAGTCGAGAGACCCCAAGTCGAGCGTTTTCCGCTTAAATGATAAAGTTTTCCTGCTgctgacaaggggaaaaaaactcgtaaatctccttatctcttcctctcctccctttacGGGGAGGAAGGGCCAGCTGTcactctggttttggtaaattcggctgaaaccacgacaaaagttaataatttttctcttgaACCTCTAATTTATCACCCAGCAAAGGTAACGGGCAAATCCACACGacctgcagggttttttttttctacatgaaaCCTTAATCTGGCTCCGAGTCTATTCCACGCCAGGGACCACACGGCGCTTGTTGTCGCGGTGATGGCTTTACCAAATACTTCCCGTTTTCTCTCCCGTTGGGAGATGGAACATCTGTCCCGTTGTCCTCCTGAGACACGGTGTTTTCGGTAACACGACCCTGACACAGCGAATTCAACCGCTTTAAAGCCCCTTGGCGCATAGACCAGAATCAATGAACTGCCTGATAAAGCCTGACCTGCTGATTGTGGAGGTTCCGTCAGATCAGGAATTGATTTTTGCATTTCCAGATCCAAGCAGAGTATCTGAAACTGGAAACAAATCTAAAATATTTACCGCTACTGAGGACAAGGGGAACTTCAGACCTGACAGTGCCTCTTTTAACGCCTCCACCACCTTCCTCAGTGAAGCTGTggcttggttttgggttgttttctgctCCTGTCGCAGCTGTAACggtgcttgttttattttcttgcagcatATGGTTATGAGCTTTAGGGTATCGGAGCTGCAGGTTCTCCTGGGCTTTGCTGGAAGGAACAAAAGTGGAAGGAAGCACGAGCTCCTCACGAAGGCGTTACAGCTGCTGAAATCCGGCTGCAGCCCGGCCGTCCAGATGAAAATTAAAGAACTTTACCGGCGGAGGTTCCCCAGAAAGATCTTAACCCCTTCGGACTTGTCCATGCTCCACATCCAGGCCGGGCAGCTGCCCTCGGCCACCGCGTTGACGCAGGGGACGGTGTGTCACCTGCCCTATGACCACGGCTCGGCCGCCGTGGCGGCAGCTCTGCTGCCCCCGGCGCCGGTGCTGGGCCCCAAACATGAGGCGGATGTTCAGCACCTCTCGCCGCCCGTCCATCCCGTCCACCCCGACGTCAAGATGAAGAGGTTGCCCTTCTACGACGTCTACGATGAGCTGATCAAACCCACCACGTTAGGTATGTGGGGAACTGCTCGGTCCTCCTGCTCTTTGGAGGCTCCTGGGGTTTGCTCGGATGGTGAAGGTGGAGCAGGAGGGGCATCACCAGGACGGATTCAAAAGGCTGGTGATATCCAGTGGgattttgtagaatcatagaatggtttggggtggaagggaccttgaagatcatctagttccacctcccaccagaccaggttgctccaaacctgatccagcctggccttgaacccctccaggcatggagcagccacagcttctctgggcaacctgggccaggctctcaccaccctcacagcaaagaacttcttcctcacatctcatctcaatctcccctctttcagcttaaaacccttccccctcctcctatggctcctgtccctgatcaagagtccctccccagctttcctggagccccagggactggaaggggctccaaggtctccccggagccttctcttctccaggctgaacccccccaactcagGGGTTTGAACCCCTAACTTCCTACCCCAACCTGTGTGAACTGCCAGAAACGGAAGCTTTTAGTTGCTTGTCAGTCTTGTTCCAAATTTATTTGCATGAAAAAGGGTATTTCTTTCCCAGCAGACACCATTTCTGTTAAGTGTATGTTTTATAGGCGTATATAAGTTCTGGATTATTTACTGTTTTCACTCGATAGAGCCTGGGGGGGTTGATTTGCGTTTGGAATCGTGAAGCTTTCTCTGGTCTGGCACGTCAGAGAATAAAAACATGGATAAATTGGCacaggtttccctttctgaacaAATCAGTGGGTGCCAGGAGAGTTAATTACGAAAAATGGGTTTGTTATTTTTGCAAACAATCGGTGGTACAACTGCCAGCAAAACCCTCTGCCACCTTTGAGTCTTAATTCTGCCTTAATTAAATAAGAGCAGAAGCAGGGTCCGGAAGGAGGGTGAAGGCACTTGTTTCTCGCCGTGATGGGGGGTCTGAGCACCCTGGTGCTTCCCTGTTTGTaaaacggggaaaaaaaccctaaattccAGAAAAGTTGTGTATTTGCTGGAATTCTTCAAATCCGGGTGGGAAGACACGCGGTGCGGGGTTGGCCCCGTAATTGCTGGTGGCTTTGGAAGCGCCGCTGCACTTGGGGTGCTTTGAACCCACAAAAAAGGGAGGTTTAGTCTGGTTTTTAGAATAAGTTTTAAGTTGTATTTTTACTTTAGGTTGAGCCCTTCTGGCCTCTCCAGCCTAGATCCACCCATCTTAGGCCTTTTAAATGGTTTTCActtggaactggggttgtttttCTTGCATATAAACATAGTAATGCGTGCTGAAGTGGAGATAAGTATATCCCAACTCCAACCAAAACCCCTGTGCTTTTTTAGGG
The sequence above is a segment of the Numenius arquata chromosome 27, bNumArq3.hap1.1, whole genome shotgun sequence genome. Coding sequences within it:
- the ANKRD35 gene encoding ankyrin repeat domain-containing protein 35, with the translated sequence MKRMFSCSSSQVAVESWNKQDQKLLEAVEKGDVGRVSALASRKTARPAKLNAVGQSAFHLAASRGLTECLTLLLARGAPVNEKNDDGSTALHLATIACQPQCVKVLLQYGANESHVDGQNRTPLHWAASSGCASSVLLLCDHEALLDVTDAHGQTPLMLAARGNHAAICAQLLQRGADPNLADKDKKTALMLACEHCSVESAELLLSHGAALGDEDRWHFAAQTPSRALRRLLRRARRGGRENGTGCAGNSVLQGEETPSSESEEEEEEDDEEEDEEQRDGCAVRRLRERLARKTRECQRLAATAEGIRQRVRELARLLPGCHATDGTEDEDGACLALLAQHLGELRKRMVAEEEGDGGGQTAARPQGDAEVPALAPFLAWLGDECAKMRAAKASAVARSKGLRKEVEEALRSKLHYEVVSAEAVRKSLAAWEKLAVELERALSRADETHAKMLQGSRALLENLRREPALPPPARKTLSPCPVNGTEPAPGGKSREEPLREGGSLEKEVVELKESNGRLLVELARLGGERERLQEELRGLRERDSGAEPSADGPGMATLARELEAEREEVARLRRRLAGQRRELAALRDGVGKRVREAAGDAGAGILRELHRKLDGLVRSQHEALQLVAEMEGDGTRGGGGDGILGELEGELGEEMGTAEGARVARLLEGVTGTAATPCGQEVAREVAEEVAGRWRVAAEEAKRAAEAAEARAAEREREARELRETAQGLERSLGNLRARAGELASACRDKDGKMKKLLAETEKLSAEVLGLRSQNARLQLQLEVQQKNHRDIVAIYRTHLLNAAQGFMDEGVHAMLLHILRTEE